CGAAAATTAGCGCACTTAGCTTTTCAATACTGTCACGACTGTCACGGTAATAAGTCGAATCGTCGATGTTTTCCATGGTGCAGACAGCCGGGATAGTGTACCGGTCGAAATAGACGGCTTTCAGTATCCTGTACCTCCGAAGATCTTCCGGCTTGTCCGATTTCTCGCAGTATGCCAGGTAAAGCTCCATCATCGTGTCGATATGGTCAATGATGATCTGAGTTCGTGTTCTTGACCGCTTGATGGCGTCTATGTAGGTGCTCCTGTCTAAAGCGTCGATATCATCCAGGATGTCGATCGGCCGCTCCGCTGATTGCCTGATGGAGTAAACCGAACAATCACAGTGAGCTTTCAGGAGGTGATAATTCCTGAGCAGCAGTCTGGTATTGCGCAGTCGGCGGTCGGCCCGGGACTTGGCTTCTTTCTGCTGACGTTTCTCAATGAAATCGAGGGCGGCTTCGACGGCAATCCTAGCCACGTCTTCTTTATTCATGGTACCTCCTCACCTGATCTTGCCTGCGTCGAAACGCCGGCGGAGCATTTTTCACAAAAACGCAATCGCTTGCGGTTTTCATAGCTTTCTAATCCGGACATAAATCCCCGGCACCTCCGCCCAAAACTTTTCCGTCACCTCGCTGGCCACCTGGGCATCATCCACCCAGAAGCCCAAGTCAGTCATCACGTCCTTGAGCAACTTGATCATATTATCCGTGTCGGGCTTGGTGGTCTTATACTCACCGTTCCCATAACGCCCCCTGGGATAGCACCACTTTGTAATCAGC
The sequence above is drawn from the Sporomusaceae bacterium genome and encodes:
- a CDS encoding RusA family crossover junction endodeoxyribonuclease, encoding MPTIEFFIAIEPPTKTHQQKKARVVKGKPVFYEPPELADVRQKLTAYLARHVPPERLTGPVQLITKWCYPRGRYGNGEYKTTKPDTDNMIKLLKDVMTDLGFWVDDAQVASEVTEKFWAEVPGIYVRIRKL